The Flavobacterium psychrotrophum region CAAAGTGAAGCCCCGTTGTAGGTTCATCAAGGATATAGAAGGTATTGCCGGTATCTTTTTTAGAAAGCTCACTTGCCAGTTTTATACGTTGTGCCTCTCCACCAGATAGCGTTGTGCTTTGCTGCCCCAGGGTAATGTAGCCAAGGCCAACGTCCTGAATGGTTTTGATTTTGCGGTAAATTTTAGGTATGTTCTCAAAGAATGGAACGGCCTCGTCTACTGTCATGTCTAACACATCACTGATGGACTTTCCTTTATAGCGTATCTCCAGCGTTTCGCGGTTAAAGCGCTTGCCCTGGCAGGTTTCGCACTCCACATAAACGTCCGGTAAAAAGCTCATCTCTATAACGCGCATACCACTGCCTTCACAGGTTTCGCAACGGCCACCGCTTACATTAAAGCTAAAACGCCCCGGTTTGTAGCCGCGTATCATCGACTCCGGTGTTTGGGTAAACAAGCTGCGTATTTCGCTAAATACCTCGGTGTATGTAGCCGGATTAGAGCGTGGTGTGCGTCCTATGGGGCTTTGGTCAATATCAATTACTTTATCAATATGCTCCAGGCCTTCAATCTTTTTATAAGGAGCAGGTTTTTTTACGCCGTTAAAAAAGTGCGCGTTCAGTATAGGGTAAAGTGTACCGTTGATAAGCGTGCTCTTACCACTACCCGAAACGCCTGTAACGCATATCATTTTGCCTAAAGGCAGCTCAATGCTCACGTTTTTAAGATTGTTTCCTGTAGCTCCCGTAAGTTTCAGGGTTTTGCCGTTGCCTTCGCGACGCTTTTTTGGTACAGCTATTTCGCGCTCACCGTTAAGGTAGGCTGCGGTTAGTGTATGTTCCTTAAGCAATTCGGCAGGAGTACCCTTGCTTACAATCTGTCCGCCAAAACGACCCGCTGCCGGGCCTATGTCTATAACATAGTCGGCGCGTTCTATCATGTCTTTATCGTGTTCTACCACAATAACCGAGTTACCAATATCGCGCAGCGCTTCAAGCGAGTGAATCAGTTTTTCGTTATCACGCTGGTGCAGGCCAATGCTGGGCTCATCAAGAATGTAGAGTACACCCACAAGCTGCGAGCCTATTTGCGTAGCCAGCCTGATGCGCTGTGCCTCGCCACCAGAAAGGGTTCCCGAACTGCGGCTAAGCGAAAGGTAATTTAAACCCACATCTACCAAAAAGCTTAGGCGTGCCTTAATTTCTTTTACGATCTCAGTTGCAATGGCCTTTTGTTTCTCGGTAAGGTTGTTGTGCAGTTCTTCAAACCAGTCTGCAAGGTCAGAGATGTCCATAGCCGAAAGCTCTGCAATGTTAAGGCCGTTTACCTTAAAATAAAGCGATTCTTTTTTAAGGCGGGTGCCGTGGCAAACCGGGCATTCTACCTCATCCATAAAGTCCTTGGCCCAACGCTTAATAGCTGCTGTAGCCTCTTCGCTAAACTGGTTTTTTATAAAGGCAGAAATACCTTCGAACTCTATTTTATATTCGCGGTTTACACCGAGTGTTTTACTGTTTATGGTGAATTTCTCCTTGCCGCCGTTCAGGATCATGTCCATCGCATCGGCAGGGATTTTTTCTATGGCATCGGTAATCTTAAAACCAAACTTTTCGCCAATGGCTTCAAGCTGTTTAAATACCCATGAGTTTTTATATTCGCCCAGTGGCGCAAAACCGCCCTGCTTGATACTAAGCTTAGGGTTTGGGATTATCTTTTTAAGGTTGATCTCGTTTACTGTGCCCAAGCCGTTACAGTGATCACACGCACCCTTAGGGGAATTGAACGAAAAATTGTTCGGCTCAGGGTTAGGGTAGGAGATACCGCTGGACGGGCACATAAGGTTACGACTGTAGTAGCGAACCTCCTGGCTTTCCTGCTCAATAACCATCATTACATCTTCACCGTGATACATAGCCGTCTTAATGCTGTCGGCAAGGCGCTTGTCCGTATCTTCGGTTGTGTCTACAGCCAGACGGTCTATAACCGTTTCTATGTCGTGCACCTTGTAGCGGTCCAGCTTCATACCGGCTTCAATATCTTTTATCTCGCCATCTACGCGCACTTTTAAAAAGCCCTGTTTACTTACCTGCTCAAAGAGTTCGCGGTAGTGGCCTTTTCTCGACCTGATTATCGGGGCAAGGATACTAATGCGCTTACCGTCGAATTTCTCAACAATAAGCTGGCGTATCTGCTCGTCGCTGTAGCTTACCATCTTTTCGCCGGTCATGTAGCTGTAGGCATCGGCGCCACGGGCGTACAGCAGGCGGAGAAAATCGTATATCTCTGTAATGGTACCCACGGTAGAGCGGGGACTTTTGCTGGTGGTTTTCTGCTCTATGGCAATAACGGGCGATAGTCCGTCGATCTTGTCAACATCGGGGCGCTCCAGGCCACCCAAAAACTGCCGCGCGTAAGCAGAAAACGTTTCTATATATCGGCGCTGCCCTTCGGCATAAATGGTGTCGAAAGCCAGTGACGACTTACCGGAACCCGAAAGCCCGGTAATTACCACGAGCTTTTCGCGGGGTATGGTAACGTCTATATTTTTTAGGTTGTGGGCGCGTGCGCCAAGCACTTCAATCGTTTCGTCAGTATTCAGCATATCAGTTTTGTGCAAAACGCAAAGGTACTGATTTTTGAGGTATTTTCAGGTAGGGGTAGGAGGTAAGAAATTGTTAAAACGAGAGGTGTAAAATGGAACGCGGATACCGCGGATTTGAATGGATTTTCGCAGATTTTAAAACAGATTGCTTCGTCCTAATCCTCCTCGCAAAGACAGTACGTGAAGAAAACAACCTGAAGATAGAGGCTTAAATATCAACACTGATAACGCCCTCTTTCGGCTCGTCTTTGCGAGTGTATTACAACGGAGGGCGGCACACGAGGGTATGCCCGAACTGACGAAGTAATCTGTTTAATAACGTGATTAAATCCAGGATTTAGATTGCTTCGTCGTTCCTCCTCGCAAAGACGGTACGTGAAGAAAACAACCTGAAGATAGAAGCTTAAACATCAACTCTGTTAACGTTCCAATCCGGCTCGTCTTTGCGAGCGTAGTGCAACGGAGCGCGGCAATCTTCCGATAAAATAATCCCATTTATGCGAACTATAAAAATTCTTCAATCCGGTAAAACAAATCATCCCATTGAGGATTCATGGATTCAATTAGCATAACCTTTTTTGCCCTCGAACCAGCCTTAATCTGTTTTTCGCGGGCAATTGCATCTTCAATCATTAAAAAAGCCTCAAAATACACTAACTTGTTAATGTTATATTTTGCTGAAAAAGAGTCAGGATATCGCTTTTGCTTATGCTGTTTAATCCTTCCATGCAGATCGCTCGTTACACCTGTGTAAAGTGTTGTATTTGTATAATTGGTAAGTATGTAACTAAATCCTGTTTTCATTTGTCCGGTTGGTTTAAAAAATGTAATACACAAAAATACAGATTACTTCGTCAGTTCGGGCTATGCCCTCGTGTGCCGAGCTCCACTGTGTTGCGCTCGCAAAGACAGTGCGTGAAGAAAGCAACGCAATAGAAACATATATAATTCTCTAACATTGTTGCGAGCGTCTCGCTCGTACACAAATATTATGGTACAAATCAAAGCCTCGCGCCAGGTCTAAAACCCACCCCGGCTTTCAGCCACCCCTCAAGAGGGGGATAGCTTCACTCTTACTTTAAATCCCATTACCAAATAATCCTAAAACTACTCTTTTACAAACTTTATGCTTTGCCCTTTTAGTTGCAGGTAGTATATACCGGCAGGCAGTGCAGAAACATCATATTTCTCAGTAGGTTTGTATTGTGCCACGGTTTGGCCCAGGGTGTTTATTATGGTAGCATCTTCAACAATATCAAGATTGTTTACGGTAATGTAGTTTGTTGCCGGGTTAGGATACAGCACAGCCTTTGGTTTTGTATATGTAATGGTATTTACTAAGGGCACTTGTGCTTTCAGAACATTATAGCCTTCCATACAAGCTGCTAACACGGTATGGTCGCCAATGTAAACCAAATCATTTGGCGATGGGTAGTTAGTTGAATTATCCTGAACCATAATGTCTGCCCTTCCATCTGTAATACTGTAAATGGTATGGTAGTCGTTAGATGTTGCAAATAGGGTTAAATCATCTTGCCAGGCAAAGCTCAGGGGCGTAAATGTCAGGTTGAGGTAGGTTTCCTTTACATAAGGCGTAACGTTAAGGTTGATGCGGCTTATTTTGTTGGTTTCAGAAACATACAGGAAGTCATTATAAATTTTAAGCCCAATTTCAGGGCCAAAAACAGATACTTCCAGTCCGCTTATCATAACGTTTACAGTAGCCGGAGAGGTAGAAAGATCTAACTCATATATGCTTGTACCCGAAGTTACATAGAGTTTATTGCCCCTCCCTGTTAGCCCTTCGGGATGCGGTATGGTAGCTATAGCATAGGGGGTAACCTGGTTATCAATACCCACTTTCACTACAGCATTGTCGTGCCAACGGTTTACATAAAGGTCTGATCCCAATTTAAACAAGCCTGTCTGCATGGATCCTTCACCGCCGCTGTTTATTGTTTGGTATGTACCATCGCTACCTATAGCATCTTTACGGTAAACAACCCCGGCAAATTCAGATGCTACATAAATACTGTTAGTATCTCCTTCATACACAATTCCGCCATATGGGCCGGATGTGTTTAAGAAAGTAGATATTTCCTGCGCCTGAATTGTTAGCGTAAGCAAGAGGCCTGCTGATAGTAATAGGTTTTTCATGATAGTATAATTGGTTGTTCACACAAAAATATAATTTTTTGCAACGTGTGCAATTAACTATCTAATAATGCGGGATAAACAAATTAAAAACCTGACGTATAGCAATACTTATAAACACTTTTTTTAACTCATCCGGGATCGTGACAGGCTATACTATAGTATCGGGTAATATTTTGCCCGGGTTCAATATATTATTAGGGTCAAACAATTGCTTTATGCCTTTCATTAATTGCAGGTTAGCGTCAGTAAAAGCAATGTTCATATAATTTTTTTGTACATACCCAATACCATGCTCTCCGCTGAGCGTGCCTTTTAAAGATACCGTTAGTTCAAATATTTCGCGAATGCCTTTGGGTACTTCTACCTTCCAGTTATCATCGGTCATGTCGCCTTTAATGATGTTCACATGCAGATTGCCATCACCTGCATGCCCATAGCATACCGACTGAAAGCCGTATTTTTTACCAATGCGCTTAATGCCTTCTAAAAGTGTTGGTAGTTCATAACGCGGTACTACAGTATCTTCTTCTTTATAAACCGAATTTGATTTAACAGCCTCGGCAACTGTGCGGCGTAGCTTCCATAAAGCATTTTTTTGGTCTTCGGTATCGGCAAACAAAATCTCGTCTGTTTCAAATTGCTCTACTACTCCCATAATTTTTTCCGCTTCCGCGAAAAGCACATCCGGATAATTACCATCTACCTCTACAAGCAGATGTGCCTGCACTTCAGGTTTAATGTCAATACTGGTGTCGTCAAGGTACTTTAACCCCCAGTCTATAGCATCGCGTTCCATAAATTCAAGCGCGCTGGGCACTATCCCTGCTCTAAAAATCTCAGCTACAGCCTCACACGCCTGTCCCGATTTAAAGAATGGAATGAGCATCAGCACATTGTGGGTAGTTTTGGGCAGGAGCTTCAATACAATTTTTGTGATAATGCCCAGCGTACCCTCACTACCTACCATAAGCTGGGTAAGGTTATAGCCGGTAGAATTTTTAAGCGTATTTGCCCCCGTCCAGATAATGTCGCCATTCGGCAAAACCACTTCCAGGTTGAGTATATAATCTTTAGTAACCCCATATTTTACCGCACGTGCACCACCGCTGTTTTCGGCTACATTGCCCCCTATGGTACAACTGCCCATGCTGCTGGGGTCTGGCGGATAAAACAGTCCTTTTTCAAAAGCTGCTTCGCGCAATACCTGTGTTATTACTGCCGGGCCGGCAATAGCCTGTAGATTCTTTTCGTCAATTTCCAGTGTATTAAAACGCTCCATGCTAAGGCCTATGCCACCATGTATGCTTAGCGCACCACCACTAAGGCCGGTACGTGCACCTATGGGCACTACCGGAATTTTATGATCATTGGCCAGCTTCATAATAGCGGCAACCTCATCTGCCGTATCGGGCTTTGCTACCACGGTAGGCGGAAAACTGTAATCTTCGGTTTCGTCATGGCCATATTGCAGGCGTGTGGCTTCATCGGTAAAAACAAAAGCTTTTCCTACAATATCAATAAGCCGCTTTTCAAAATCAGTAGTAATATGGTTATCGTTCATCATAATTTGTATGGTATGCCAAAATTAGCGTATTTTATTATGCTTATTACAGCTTAAATAATAGTTTTGCAGGCAATATATACCAACCCTTATATGAGACTAAGACTACTTACTTTACTGTGCACCCTTTCGCTATTTAAAGCAAACGCAATAACATATTATGTAAATGCTTCGGCTACAGGAAACGGCACAGGCCTTAGCTGGGACAATGCTTTTACCGATTTACAAAACGCCCTTAGCATTGCTGTTTATGGCGATGAGATATGGGTAGCCGCCGGGCAGTATAAGCCTACAGCATCTGCTACCCGCACGGTCTCTTTTGTATTGAAAGACGGCGTTAATGTGCGCGGGGGCTTTGCAGGTACAGAAACTTCTGTAAGCCAGAGAAATATAGCAGCTAACCCTACTACACTAAACGGAGATATTGGCGAAATTGGTGAAACAAGCGACAACTCACATAACATAATCCGCGCTTCAGGGCTTACAACAACGGTTATCCTGGATGGCTTCAGGATTATTAACGGTAACAGCGGCAGCTCATATAACGGTGCAGGGCTTAAGGTAAGCGGAGCTATGAGCGGGATGTTGCACCTACAGAACTGCTATTTCTTTGCTAATAAGGCTTCGAACTATGGTGGTGCATTATACATTCAAAATTCAAAAGTAACTGTAGAAGATTGTGAGTTCAGGGGCAATAATGCAGGTAACCAGGGCGGTGCAATCTATACATTAAATAGTGGCAATCAATCGACACTGATTATTAAAGGCACAAAATTTATTGGCAACTCAGCATATTTAGGGGCGTGTGTTTCAAACGCCAGCGAATATAAAGTACTAAGCATTGACAGGTGTATTTTTACAAACAACACGTCCAGGAACAGCATTATAGATATTGACCATTTTCTAAATGCAAAAATTTACAACTCATACATTATAGGGAATACCGTAAATGATTTTAGCGCAAACATACTGGCAGTGAGCCATTACGCTAACAGCACTGCGGATGATTTTGAAATGGTAAACTGTACGGTAGTAAACAATTATAATATATACACTAATGGTGTACAACAGGAAATTATAGACCTGTACAAATCATACTATAAAATAAGAAACTGTATCATCTATGGAAATACCGCTTACCAGGGCAGGCAGTTGCAACAGTTTAAAGCGGTTTCTAACTCTATTGTAGAGGGCGGATATGCTAACAATAGCGAAAACAGCAATGCAATCCCTTTATTTGTAAATGCTAATACTACAGCTACAGCTAATTTTGACGCAACTAATTTTAACTACGAGCTTACCGCGCAATCTCCCGGTATTAATGCCGGAAATAATGCTTATGTAAACAACTTGTACCCTAAAGACCTTAATAACGCAGAACGCCTTCAGGGCACTATTGTAGACCTTGGCGCTTATGAGTCTGATGTGGAATTTACAGCGGTAGCAAGTAATTTTAATGCGCTTAGTATTACTGCATACCCTAACCCGTTTATAACAGATTTATTTATTACAGTAGCAGAACAACCTGAGTATGCTCATGTTTATGATGTAAGTGGCAGGCTTGTAGCCACCCCGGAATTTACTTTAGAAAATGGTGTTGTAAAGCTGAACTTACAGGGTGTAAAACAAAAGGGCATTTATATTCTAAAGCTATTTTATAAGGAGAAGGAGATCGTGAAAAAAATTATAAAGCAATAACAGCATTTAACCCAATGGCTTCAGGGCTTGCTTATGCTTTTTATGTGAGCAAGTATTTGTCTGATGCTTTACATAATTAACAAATGAAACCAATACTATTATCTGCTTTATTACTGCTGCTTGCCCTAAATGGCTTTGCCCAGCAAATGCAAAACGATTACTTTTTAGGTAAAAACCTTATTTGCCCGCCTGCAGATGCTAAGGACGAAGAAATGCTTAAATTGGGGATAGACTGTTTTCAGTTTGAAAAATACCATCCTACAGCAACTAAAATATTTACCGACCTTATAAAGAAAGACAGTACCTTTTGCGATGCCTGGTTCTTTGCCGGGTACTCATTACGCATACAGGGTATGGTAAAAGAAGCTTCTGTGTTTTATTATATGGCCGATAGCCTTTCTAACAACAAATCTGAAGTCTTTAAGCAAAACCTTGCTACAACGCTGTTTATGGCTGGCGCTACTAAAGTAGCCCGTAAAAAGTTTACAGAGATGGTGCAGTATTTTCCGCAAAATCCGGAAGGATATTATGGCATTGCGCTTACCTCTTTAGATATTAAAGATTTTGAAAACGGGCTTGATTGTATAAACAAAGCCATAGGTAAATACACCTATAATAATCAGGGCGCATTTTACATGAAAGCACTGCTGCTTACACTTACGGGGCAGTATAGCGATGGCCTGCACTTTTTAGAAAAATGTAAAAGCCAGTTTAAAAAAGATGATAACTACAATACTGCCATGGCCGTATGCCTCTACCGGACCGGTGGAGAAAAAAATGATGAAAAGATACTTAAAGCCGCTGATAAGGCTAAGGCAAAAGTAAAGCAAAAAGACAAGGTACTACCGGAATTGCTTGCACTATTGCCCAATTAGCAACTATGCAAACATATACTTTTTCTTTTTGTGTATCAGCCCGTCGATAGAGTATTTTCCACTACCGGTAATAAGAAGCAAAACATAAATTAAAAGATATAGTATAGGTAGTTCCTGTTTTTCAAGGCCATCATGACCATGTACAATAAATACAGCAACAACCATAGTTACAATAAGCGGCAGGGTAACCAGGCGTGTTGCAAAACCAATAATTAAAAGTGCTGAACAAATAAGTTCTGAAAATACGGCCAAAAATAGCGAAGCACCTTCTCCAATTCCTATTGGATCTGCAAATTCTACAGGCCCGGGAGCCATCAGCATTTTGAATTTTTGAATACCATGTGTAAGCATTAATAATCCTACAACTATACGCACAATAAGCAGTGCCAGGCTATTCATCTTTTTATCGATGGAGCTGTTAAAAATCCACATAATAGTAATTATTTTAAGTTGATCAAGACGGCTAAAATTAAGAAAATATTTACATATTCAATGTTAAGCTTTTAAATAAATTTCACGATACCAGCTACTTAAGCTTTATTTGTAAAACGGCTTTTACACTAAATTTTTCTCAAAGAAAACGCGTATTCAATCTCAAGTTACAAAATATTTACCAATGCTTCAAAACGAAATACCAAAAAGCCATTGTTAAAAATGAAAGCGGGATGCCCACGCCTATCATCATTCCTGCTAACCGGGGCTTTAAACCATGTGCCGATGCTATGATCGCGGCAGTTATCATGGGTGGTGTGGCAGCCTCCATTACAGAGATGTCTATGTCTTCGCCGCGGAGTCTAAAAACTACTTTATAAAGCACTAAAAAAAATGCAGGTATAAGCAATAGCTTAACAAAAAGCCCTAATCCTAAAAAGCCCCAATGACGGCTTTTTCGCTCTATTTTTAACTGTAATCCTACTGCCACAAGCGCCACAGGCGTTACACAGCTGCCCAACTTTTGCAGCATACTTTGTACGGGATCTGCAAAATCTAAATGGCAGATGTTGATGACCAAACCAATAACAAAGGCTATGAACGGAGGAAACAGTACTACCCGCCTGGCAATATCAGGACCGGATGGCTGGCCTTTAGAGTACAGTATAGCTACAATTATACCCAGTGTACTGAGCATAACAAAGGTACCCGGCTGGTCTACCAATATTGCGGTCTTTAATCCTTCTTTACCATACAGCGCCTCTATAACAGGGAAGCCTATAAATGATGAGTTTAAAAAACCCGAAGTGATAATAAGGCAGCCCTGCAATTTTTTTGGCCACTTTAAAATTTTTCCAAGTCCGGCAAAAATGAGCCATGATAGTAAAAAACTGCCCCAGCCTACGCCTACAGGATATAGTATTTTTTCGCTGATTTGTATTTTTGGGATGTAGTATAAAGACAATGCAGGCAGTAGCAGATATATGGCAAACTGGTTTAGCGCCACATGGGCATTAGCAGGTATTGCTTTTACCTTTTGAAAGCCAAGGCCGGCAAAAAGGCAAATAAATATCAGGATAAGACTATCCATAAAGCTTTAAATTTTTACCAAAGTTACGCAAGGCTATGGCAAATAATGCCTTACATAACCGATAAATATAGGCTAAAAATTGAAAAAACGTAAAATTAGTCGTACATTGGTAACATATATTATTACAGAATGATTTCCGGTAAATTTGCCATAACAGTTCATATCCTTACCCTGATGGCGAGGCATCCGGACGAATTCCTTTCTTCAGAATTTATATCAGGCAGCATGAACATTAACCCTGTATTGGTACGCAAAGAAATAGGGAACCTTAAAAAGAATAATATTGTAGAAAGCCGCGAAGGTAAGTTTGGGGGTACCCGCCTTGCCAAGCCTGCTGCCGAAATTACTCTTGAGGAAATTTATAACCTTACTTTTGAGTGCGTGTCATTAGGCTATGCTAAGAACGACCCAAACCCGGATTGCTGTATAGGCAAAAAAATAAACCAAAACCTCGACGGGCTGTATCAGGACATCAACCAGAAAATATGCGGACATATGAAGGCTATTACGCTGGCAGGCTTTAGTGAACAGTTTTAATACAAATAACCAGAACCTTTATTATAACATAAATTACAAAGACTATGAAAGTAGCAATTATAGGAGCAACAGGATTTACAGGTAGTGCCATTGTAAACGAGTTTGCACAACGGGGCCACCGTGCCACCGCCATAAGCCGCCACCCAAAAGAAGATGCCGCAGATGGTGTAACCAATGTTAAGGCAGACATTTTTGACACTAAAAACCTTGTAGAAATACTTAATGGGCATGATGCCGTTATAAGCGCATATAATCCCGGATGGTCTAACCCGGATATTTATGAAGACTACCTTCGCGGTGCCCGTTTTATACAGGATGCCGTAAAAAAGTCTGATGTTAAACGCCTTATTGTTGTAGGTGGTGCCGGAAGCCTTTATGTAGCTCCGGGCTTACAGCTGGTAGACACACCTAAATTTCCGCAGGAATTTAAGCCAGGTGCTACTGCCGTGCGTGAATACCTCAACATACTTAAAGCAGAAAACGACCTTGACTGGGTATTTTTTAGCCCGGCAATAGAAATGCACGCGGGCATTACAACAGGCCGTACAGGCAAATACCGCCTGGGCTTTGACAGCCCCGTGTTTGATGAACACCACCGCAATACACTATCTGTAGAAGACCTTGCTGTTGTAATAGCAGATGAAGCCGAAACACCACGTTTCCGCAGGCAGCGTTTTACAGCAGGATACTAAGTTGTAAAGTTTCTAAATTCTTTTTGAGCTTTATAAATATCAATGGGCTGCCTTATTAAAGTGCAGCCCATTTTTTTTAAAATTGCATCGCATTTCTAAACCCAAAGCATCCCGCTTTTTTACTTTGAAACTTTGTTACTCTGAAGCTTCGAAACTTTGCGACTCTCCCTCTTTTGCCGTACTTTTACACTTCCAATACTTTCTATTGTGCACGAACCGCAACTGCCCCATAACAGCGCCCTAAACGAAATTAACGGCATCAGCCAGCCGGAGGCCTTAAGCCCCCAGGCTGCGGCGCACGTTACGCAAATGCGGCGCAGGCAGCCTACGGCACAAGAACTTGTTGCAGGTATACTTGCAAGAAATAAAACTGCGCTTAGCCGTGCCATAACACTTATTGAGAGTAAAAACCCTAAACATCTTGAAAAAGCTAATGCTGTAATTAGCCAATGCCTTCCTTATGCAGATAAATCGGTTCGTATAGGTATTACCGGTGTACCCGGTGTGGGCAAGAGTACGTTTATAGAGGCTTTTGGCAAGCACCTTACGGCACAGGGTAAAAAGGTTGCTGTACTGGCGGTAGACCCCAGTAGTTCGCTTTCGCACGGTAGCATACTGGGCGACAAAACCCGTATGGAAGAATTGGTTAAGGATGAAAATGCTTATATACGCCCCTCTGCATCGGGAGATACATTAGGCGGTGTGGCGCGCAAAACCCGTGAAGCCATTATTTTATGCGAAGCCTGTGGTTTTGATACCATTATTATAGAGACTGTAGGGGTGGGGCAGAGCGAAACCGCAGTGCACAGTATGGTCGATTTTTTCCTGCTGCTGCAAATTGCAGGTGCCGGAGATGAG contains the following coding sequences:
- the uvrA gene encoding excinuclease ABC subunit UvrA, with product MLNTDETIEVLGARAHNLKNIDVTIPREKLVVITGLSGSGKSSLAFDTIYAEGQRRYIETFSAYARQFLGGLERPDVDKIDGLSPVIAIEQKTTSKSPRSTVGTITEIYDFLRLLYARGADAYSYMTGEKMVSYSDEQIRQLIVEKFDGKRISILAPIIRSRKGHYRELFEQVSKQGFLKVRVDGEIKDIEAGMKLDRYKVHDIETVIDRLAVDTTEDTDKRLADSIKTAMYHGEDVMMVIEQESQEVRYYSRNLMCPSSGISYPNPEPNNFSFNSPKGACDHCNGLGTVNEINLKKIIPNPKLSIKQGGFAPLGEYKNSWVFKQLEAIGEKFGFKITDAIEKIPADAMDMILNGGKEKFTINSKTLGVNREYKIEFEGISAFIKNQFSEEATAAIKRWAKDFMDEVECPVCHGTRLKKESLYFKVNGLNIAELSAMDISDLADWFEELHNNLTEKQKAIATEIVKEIKARLSFLVDVGLNYLSLSRSSGTLSGGEAQRIRLATQIGSQLVGVLYILDEPSIGLHQRDNEKLIHSLEALRDIGNSVIVVEHDKDMIERADYVIDIGPAAGRFGGQIVSKGTPAELLKEHTLTAAYLNGEREIAVPKKRREGNGKTLKLTGATGNNLKNVSIELPLGKMICVTGVSGSGKSTLINGTLYPILNAHFFNGVKKPAPYKKIEGLEHIDKVIDIDQSPIGRTPRSNPATYTEVFSEIRSLFTQTPESMIRGYKPGRFSFNVSGGRCETCEGSGMRVIEMSFLPDVYVECETCQGKRFNRETLEIRYKGKSISDVLDMTVDEAVPFFENIPKIYRKIKTIQDVGLGYITLGQQSTTLSGGEAQRIKLASELSKKDTGNTFYILDEPTTGLHFEDIRVLMEVINKLVDKGNTVLIIEHNMDVIKLADYIIDIGYEGGKGGGQLIAKGTPEEVAKNKKSYTAQFLKKEL
- a CDS encoding GIY-YIG nuclease family protein, producing the protein MKTGFSYILTNYTNTTLYTGVTSDLHGRIKQHKQKRYPDSFSAKYNINKLVYFEAFLMIEDAIAREKQIKAGSRAKKVMLIESMNPQWDDLFYRIEEFL
- a CDS encoding T9SS type A sorting domain-containing protein, producing the protein MKNLLLSAGLLLTLTIQAQEISTFLNTSGPYGGIVYEGDTNSIYVASEFAGVVYRKDAIGSDGTYQTINSGGEGSMQTGLFKLGSDLYVNRWHDNAVVKVGIDNQVTPYAIATIPHPEGLTGRGNKLYVTSGTSIYELDLSTSPATVNVMISGLEVSVFGPEIGLKIYNDFLYVSETNKISRINLNVTPYVKETYLNLTFTPLSFAWQDDLTLFATSNDYHTIYSITDGRADIMVQDNSTNYPSPNDLVYIGDHTVLAACMEGYNVLKAQVPLVNTITYTKPKAVLYPNPATNYITVNNLDIVEDATIINTLGQTVAQYKPTEKYDVSALPAGIYYLQLKGQSIKFVKE
- a CDS encoding FAD-binding oxidoreductase produces the protein MNDNHITTDFEKRLIDIVGKAFVFTDEATRLQYGHDETEDYSFPPTVVAKPDTADEVAAIMKLANDHKIPVVPIGARTGLSGGALSIHGGIGLSMERFNTLEIDEKNLQAIAGPAVITQVLREAAFEKGLFYPPDPSSMGSCTIGGNVAENSGGARAVKYGVTKDYILNLEVVLPNGDIIWTGANTLKNSTGYNLTQLMVGSEGTLGIITKIVLKLLPKTTHNVLMLIPFFKSGQACEAVAEIFRAGIVPSALEFMERDAIDWGLKYLDDTSIDIKPEVQAHLLVEVDGNYPDVLFAEAEKIMGVVEQFETDEILFADTEDQKNALWKLRRTVAEAVKSNSVYKEEDTVVPRYELPTLLEGIKRIGKKYGFQSVCYGHAGDGNLHVNIIKGDMTDDNWKVEVPKGIREIFELTVSLKGTLSGEHGIGYVQKNYMNIAFTDANLQLMKGIKQLFDPNNILNPGKILPDTIV
- a CDS encoding T9SS type A sorting domain-containing protein: MRLRLLTLLCTLSLFKANAITYYVNASATGNGTGLSWDNAFTDLQNALSIAVYGDEIWVAAGQYKPTASATRTVSFVLKDGVNVRGGFAGTETSVSQRNIAANPTTLNGDIGEIGETSDNSHNIIRASGLTTTVILDGFRIINGNSGSSYNGAGLKVSGAMSGMLHLQNCYFFANKASNYGGALYIQNSKVTVEDCEFRGNNAGNQGGAIYTLNSGNQSTLIIKGTKFIGNSAYLGACVSNASEYKVLSIDRCIFTNNTSRNSIIDIDHFLNAKIYNSYIIGNTVNDFSANILAVSHYANSTADDFEMVNCTVVNNYNIYTNGVQQEIIDLYKSYYKIRNCIIYGNTAYQGRQLQQFKAVSNSIVEGGYANNSENSNAIPLFVNANTTATANFDATNFNYELTAQSPGINAGNNAYVNNLYPKDLNNAERLQGTIVDLGAYESDVEFTAVASNFNALSITAYPNPFITDLFITVAEQPEYAHVYDVSGRLVATPEFTLENGVVKLNLQGVKQKGIYILKLFYKEKEIVKKIIKQ
- a CDS encoding tetratricopeptide repeat protein produces the protein MKPILLSALLLLLALNGFAQQMQNDYFLGKNLICPPADAKDEEMLKLGIDCFQFEKYHPTATKIFTDLIKKDSTFCDAWFFAGYSLRIQGMVKEASVFYYMADSLSNNKSEVFKQNLATTLFMAGATKVARKKFTEMVQYFPQNPEGYYGIALTSLDIKDFENGLDCINKAIGKYTYNNQGAFYMKALLLTLTGQYSDGLHFLEKCKSQFKKDDNYNTAMAVCLYRTGGEKNDEKILKAADKAKAKVKQKDKVLPELLALLPN
- a CDS encoding DoxX family protein, yielding MWIFNSSIDKKMNSLALLIVRIVVGLLMLTHGIQKFKMLMAPGPVEFADPIGIGEGASLFLAVFSELICSALLIIGFATRLVTLPLIVTMVVAVFIVHGHDGLEKQELPILYLLIYVLLLITGSGKYSIDGLIHKKKKYMFA
- a CDS encoding AEC family transporter, whose translation is MDSLILIFICLFAGLGFQKVKAIPANAHVALNQFAIYLLLPALSLYYIPKIQISEKILYPVGVGWGSFLLSWLIFAGLGKILKWPKKLQGCLIITSGFLNSSFIGFPVIEALYGKEGLKTAILVDQPGTFVMLSTLGIIVAILYSKGQPSGPDIARRVVLFPPFIAFVIGLVINICHLDFADPVQSMLQKLGSCVTPVALVAVGLQLKIERKSRHWGFLGLGLFVKLLLIPAFFLVLYKVVFRLRGEDIDISVMEAATPPMITAAIIASAHGLKPRLAGMMIGVGIPLSFLTMAFWYFVLKHW